The DNA window ATGGCCGTCGCTGATGTTGTATGTGCCGCCGCTGGGTGCAGCAGTCAGGGCAATACCCTACAGCTTTTCAGGTTACTGCCGGAACTTGTcagctcctccaactccacgAAAGAACACTTCCACCGCTTGGAATGATGAGCAAAGAGTGCGAAGCGGCTGGATAGAATGTTTGATCGGTGAGAAGTAAGAATTTTGATGGAGTATTCACCAAAAACTTCTCGCCGGAGCTGCTGCCGGAATTACAAAACTCCACCACCGCCGGAAAAAAGCCTCCACCAAATGTGATGATGTTCAAAGCAAAGCTCTTGGTTAGAGGAAGTGTTTAACCGGCGTGGATTCGGAAGAAAATTGCTGGAAGGTCAAGAAaagctagagagagagagtgaggcgCTAGGAATtttctagagagaaggaggagaaaaATCCTAGTGAGAGAAATTCTCAAACCACACTACTGAGAGCTCTTTCTTACTGAGagctctttctttttttttgggtgaATCAAAGAATGGAATATAAATAACAAAGAAGTACAAATATACTCAGGCATACCCGAGGGAATACACACCAACAAGCCTAGGCAAGTTGGCCGAGGGGGGGGAAGATACTCTTGGGGCGTGGGCTCCCAAGGTTAAGAAATACTCGATACACAGACCAAAATGAACAAGGATATCAGCAATGTTACAGTGCTGCCCCATATTGCCTAACTCCTCGGTCGGCCTACGGTGATTCACCCAAAGTCCCCGAACCGCCGCACACTACAATAGCGGAAGTGGGCCTCATTAAAACCTCCCGGGGCCAAAAACCCCAAAGGGGATAAAAAGTCCCCGAGAGGAAAAAGAGTACCCCGGTAGGTGCAGCGGCTCGATCAATCGCTAAGTGCTTCGATATTGTCGGTAAAGCCCATCGTCTCTCGGCTCCTGGCCTGGCCGAGCGTGCTTGGCCGCGTCCGCCGAATGGTTGTCATCGCCTGGCGCTGGCCGAGCGTGCTCGGGTGCCTCAGCCGAAGTGCATCCGGCGCCTGGTGCTGGCCGAGCGTACTGGGACGCCTCGGCCGAAGTACTGTCGGCGCCTCGGTAAAGTCCATCGTGTCTCGGCTTTGGGCGCTGGCCGAGCGTGCTCGGGCCCCTCGGCCAAAATGCATCCGGCACCTGGAGCTGGCCGAGAGTGCTGGGACGCCTCGGCCAACGTTCTCTCGGCGCCTCGGTAGAGTCCATCCTGTCTCGGCTCTTGGCGCTGGCCGAGCGTGCTCGGACGTCTCGGCCAAAGTGCATCCGGCGGCTGGTGCTGGCTGAGCGTGCTGGGACACCTCGTCCGAAGTTCTCTCGGCGCCTCGGTAAAGTCCATCGTCCCACGGCTCTAAACTCCAAGGTGCTCCTGGACCGTCTCGTGCGGGAACATGGTGTAGAGTGTAGCGTAAGTGATTTTCTTAATCTGGAAGATCAGGTGCTTCGGCTCAAAGGTAACTCCATCAAAAATTACGGCGTTCCTAGCTCTCCACATTAAGCTGATCGCGGCAATAAGGGCCAGGCTCCTTGCCTTCCGGATCACCGTTACACCATTGCGCTCCTTAAGGAACCACTTGATCGCGCTCGGTATGGTTGTGATTGGCCTCCTCATGCCAACCCATGTCTTGATCACACGCCAAACTTCTCTTGTCTTGGTACACTTGAAGAAGAGGTGGTCCACTGATTCGGTTCCTGTGTTGCAAAGTGGACA is part of the Salvia splendens isolate huo1 chromosome 22, SspV2, whole genome shotgun sequence genome and encodes:
- the LOC121786833 gene encoding uncharacterized protein LOC121786833, with product MQADCQQLRPITGLGLKGNENSGNGSFGRISSLQIYSLTTWQALRNRLPTRDRLGYADIDQRCPLCNTGTESVDHLFFKCTKTREVWRVIKTWVGMRRPITTIPSAIKWFLKERNGVTVIRKARSLALIAAISLMWRARNAVIFDGVTFEPKHLIFQIKKITYATLYTMFPHETVQEHLGV